From one Montipora capricornis isolate CH-2021 chromosome 10, ASM3666992v2, whole genome shotgun sequence genomic stretch:
- the LOC138020309 gene encoding uncharacterized protein → MLWAAFTLAFFGFLRSSEFTCNGKFDPHTHLSRADISLEPNIFSPNYLKITIKKSKTDPFRETAKLTIARSDSNVCAVTALQDYLLQTHGQSTSQPLFKFADGRNLTRASLTNNLRALLHVCGLNSANFASHSFRIGAATTAGAVGLPDWLIKVLGRWKSNAYQTYIQTPKEAILQVPRNLASCLN, encoded by the coding sequence ATGTTATGGGCTGCCTTTACGCTGGCCTTTTTCGGTTTCCTACGAAGCAGCGAATTCACTTGCAATGGCAAGTTTGACCCCCATACTCACTTATCCAGGGCAGATATCAGCCTCGAACCTAATATTTTCAGTCCGAATTACCTCAAAATTACTATTAAGAAGTCCAAGACTGACCCCTTCCGCGAGACAGCCAAACTCACTATAGCTAGGTCAGACTCTAACGTCTGCGCCGTAACTGCCCTTCAAGACTATCTTCTTCAAACACATGGACAAAGTACCTCTCAGCCTCTCTTCAAATTTGCTGATGGGCGCAATCTTACCCGTGCATCACTTACCAACAACCTGCGCGCTCTACTGCATGTTTGTGGCCTGAACAGCGCAAACTTCGCCTCACACAGCTTTCGTATTGGTGCTGCCACAACAGCAGGAGCGGTGGGACTCCCTGACTGGCTAATCAAAGTCCTCGGAAGGTGGAAATCTAACGCTTACCAAACCTATATCCAGACCCCCAAAGAGGCTATCCTCCAAGTACCCAGGAACTTGGCATCTTGCCTTAACTGA